From a single Streptomyces misionensis genomic region:
- a CDS encoding extracellular solute-binding protein, with amino-acid sequence MKRKLAAAIVIAGMMVSVAACGGSKSDDSKDAGPDSWKGQTLTVWTMDGSAPEQWTKDVQAAFEKKTGARVKFEIQKWDGIQQKITTALSEDNPPDVLEVGNTQTPAYASTGGLADLSDVKKAVGADWTASVSQSSVFDGKQYAAPWYFANRVVIYNKKIWSQAGITSTPKTRDEFFKDLDTIGKKTDAEPIYLPGQNWYFLDGLIVGQGGDLVKRQGDKYVSNLADPKVSAAMEIYKKYASYSKAPKDKDEATPQQATVFAKGKTGAFIGMGWEAATAIQANKAIEKDLGYFTIPGATADKPEGVFLGGSNLAVAQNSKKQSLAKEFLKVALSDQYEGELAKLSGVIPNKESLESNLKGNGAAEAAAPGAAVGGTTPLIPEWAAVENTPNPIKSYMTAVLNGKSPAAAAKDVEGQINERLAQQN; translated from the coding sequence GTGAAGCGCAAGCTCGCAGCCGCGATAGTGATCGCGGGCATGATGGTCTCCGTTGCGGCGTGCGGCGGGAGCAAGAGCGACGACAGCAAGGACGCGGGTCCGGACAGCTGGAAGGGCCAGACGCTGACCGTCTGGACGATGGACGGCTCCGCGCCCGAGCAGTGGACCAAGGACGTCCAGGCCGCCTTCGAGAAGAAGACCGGCGCCAGGGTGAAGTTCGAGATCCAGAAGTGGGACGGGATCCAGCAGAAGATCACCACCGCCCTCTCGGAGGACAACCCGCCGGACGTCCTGGAGGTCGGCAACACCCAGACCCCCGCCTACGCCTCCACCGGCGGCCTCGCCGACCTCAGCGACGTCAAGAAGGCCGTCGGCGCCGACTGGACCGCCTCCGTCTCCCAGTCCTCCGTCTTCGACGGCAAGCAGTACGCCGCCCCCTGGTACTTCGCCAACCGCGTCGTCATCTACAACAAGAAGATCTGGTCCCAGGCCGGCATCACGTCCACGCCGAAGACCCGTGACGAGTTCTTCAAGGACCTGGACACCATCGGCAAGAAGACGGACGCCGAGCCGATCTACCTGCCTGGCCAGAACTGGTACTTCCTGGACGGCCTGATCGTCGGCCAGGGCGGCGACCTGGTGAAGAGGCAGGGCGACAAGTACGTCTCCAACCTCGCCGACCCCAAGGTGAGCGCGGCCATGGAGATCTACAAGAAGTACGCCTCCTACTCCAAGGCCCCCAAGGACAAGGACGAGGCCACCCCGCAGCAGGCGACGGTCTTCGCCAAGGGCAAGACCGGTGCCTTCATCGGCATGGGCTGGGAGGCCGCCACCGCCATCCAGGCCAACAAGGCCATCGAGAAGGACCTCGGCTACTTCACCATCCCGGGCGCCACCGCGGACAAGCCCGAGGGCGTCTTCCTCGGCGGCTCCAACCTGGCCGTCGCCCAGAACAGCAAGAAGCAGTCCCTGGCCAAGGAGTTCCTGAAGGTCGCCCTGTCCGACCAGTACGAGGGCGAGCTGGCCAAGCTCAGCGGCGTCATCCCGAACAAGGAGTCCCTGGAGAGCAACCTCAAGGGCAACGGCGCCGCCGAGGCCGCGGCCCCGGGCGCCGCGGTCGGCGGCACCACCCCGCTGATCCCCGAGTGGGCCGCGGTGGAGAACACCCCGAACCCCATCAAGTCGTACATGACCGCCGTGCTGAACGGTAAGTCCCCGGCCGCCGCCGCCAAGGACGTCGAGGGCCAGATCAACGAGCGTCTGGCCCAGCAGAACTAG
- a CDS encoding MmgE/PrpD family protein: MTAVLAESVARALCADWAEQAQVSSRTAHGSAGADTPLRELSHWAATLRPQAIPCRVLKLAASQVLSQIASIRAGLQHPLGRKLVAAFGHPMQRDPRQAAGVFAALGSWLNLDDTAYAGHLSNSTVAVPLAFAYARRLDGLSLLTSVVVANECAARITASATLGPLRGQSAVHTHLAGAVAGRLHCDRAPASLYENAFGLAFAMPNWPLMRAFLASDARLFNTFTPVRTAMDACDAAYAGLRGAPDIMEHSDGFLARFATVPLPQAVAKGLGRRWHTDTLSFKMHPGGPGIDAAVDCAAEIHRELGPLRPRDVAEVVVEASLYTLFAGERAAAYVTGPGSPLGALVLDVPYPVATTLLTGEFSVDDFSSPHVDDLDRWALAKRIRLEHDTEMTRELFLSDAPFGEAVREAGDLAVPWLRGFGGDELVDLVGAARADDRDFSRSTKATGARVTVRLTDGRVVSRTRLIPVGAAGPETRAHHTDLVREKFLAVGGPQEVADTVDRLHRMRPRAVRRWIETAFLD; this comes from the coding sequence ATGACCGCCGTCCTCGCGGAGAGCGTCGCCCGGGCGCTGTGCGCCGACTGGGCCGAACAGGCCCAGGTCTCGTCCCGGACCGCCCACGGCTCCGCCGGCGCGGACACCCCGCTGCGCGAACTCTCTCACTGGGCCGCCACCTTGCGGCCGCAGGCCATCCCGTGCCGGGTGCTCAAGCTCGCCGCGAGCCAGGTGCTGTCGCAGATCGCCTCCATCCGCGCCGGACTCCAGCACCCGCTCGGCCGCAAGCTGGTGGCCGCCTTCGGGCACCCCATGCAGCGCGACCCCCGGCAGGCCGCCGGCGTCTTCGCCGCGCTCGGCTCCTGGCTCAACCTCGACGACACCGCGTACGCCGGACACCTGTCCAACTCCACCGTCGCCGTCCCGCTCGCCTTCGCCTACGCCCGCCGCCTGGACGGCCTGTCCCTGCTGACCTCGGTGGTCGTGGCCAACGAGTGCGCGGCCCGCATCACCGCCTCCGCGACCCTCGGCCCGCTGCGCGGCCAGAGCGCCGTGCACACCCACCTGGCCGGCGCGGTCGCCGGCCGGCTGCACTGCGACCGGGCCCCGGCGAGCCTGTACGAGAACGCCTTCGGGCTGGCCTTCGCCATGCCCAACTGGCCCCTGATGCGCGCCTTCCTGGCCAGCGACGCCCGGCTGTTCAACACCTTCACCCCGGTGCGCACGGCGATGGACGCCTGCGACGCGGCCTACGCGGGGCTGCGCGGGGCGCCCGACATCATGGAGCACAGCGACGGCTTCCTCGCCCGCTTCGCCACCGTGCCGCTGCCGCAGGCGGTCGCCAAGGGCCTCGGCCGCCGCTGGCACACCGACACCCTCTCCTTCAAGATGCACCCCGGCGGACCCGGCATCGACGCGGCCGTGGACTGCGCCGCCGAGATCCACCGCGAACTGGGCCCGCTGCGACCGCGGGACGTCGCCGAGGTCGTGGTGGAGGCGTCCCTCTACACCCTGTTCGCGGGGGAGCGGGCCGCCGCCTACGTCACCGGCCCCGGCTCCCCGCTCGGCGCACTGGTCCTCGACGTCCCCTACCCCGTGGCCACCACCCTGCTCACCGGCGAGTTCTCGGTGGACGACTTCTCCTCCCCGCACGTGGACGACCTCGACCGCTGGGCCCTGGCCAAGCGGATCCGGCTGGAGCACGACACCGAGATGACCCGCGAACTCTTCCTGTCCGACGCCCCGTTCGGCGAGGCGGTGCGGGAGGCGGGCGACCTGGCCGTGCCGTGGCTGCGCGGCTTCGGCGGCGACGAACTCGTGGACCTGGTGGGTGCGGCACGGGCCGACGACCGCGACTTCTCCCGCTCCACCAAGGCCACCGGCGCCCGGGTCACCGTCCGCCTCACCGACGGCCGCGTCGTCTCCCGCACCCGGCTGATCCCGGTCGGCGCCGCGGGCCCGGAGACCCGCGCCCACCACACCGACCTGGTCCGCGAGAAGTTCCTCGCGGTGGGCGGCCCCCAGGAGGTCGCCGACACGGTGGACCGCCTCCACCGGATGCGCCCGCGGGCGGTACGCCGGTGGATCGAGACGGCGTTCCTGGACTGA
- a CDS encoding diacylglycerol/lipid kinase family protein: MADTAAPGPTRALVLGNPASGSHSPELVEEVRQLCASCLERAEVHLTTGPGDATVAVRRALERTDDAPDLIVAIGGDGTVREVVQGLVPADGGATLAVVPGGTGNSGYKMLWGERPWSESLKAVLTDSGVGGSARLRRLDLARLAETRNYVYLGACSGVIADALLTAKGLPLTGRERYARAFADTADGYAPYPGRVTVDGRVVHEGPTVLANVGGGPYRGGRFQVLPDSLLDDGLLDVCVIGGDVPAAEVPELTLNAAHMTHPATVYARGRRITVERTDGRRLPLEHDGEYQHGIGAAATFEVLPGALPVWAPAAP; this comes from the coding sequence ATGGCAGACACCGCAGCCCCGGGCCCCACCCGGGCACTCGTCCTGGGCAACCCCGCTTCCGGCAGCCACTCGCCCGAACTGGTCGAGGAAGTACGCCAGTTGTGCGCCTCCTGCCTGGAGCGGGCCGAGGTCCACCTGACCACGGGACCGGGCGACGCGACGGTCGCCGTACGCCGGGCCCTGGAACGCACCGACGACGCGCCCGACCTGATCGTGGCCATCGGCGGCGACGGCACGGTCCGCGAGGTCGTGCAGGGACTGGTCCCCGCCGACGGCGGCGCCACCCTCGCGGTGGTGCCCGGCGGCACCGGCAACTCCGGCTACAAGATGCTGTGGGGCGAACGGCCCTGGAGCGAGTCGCTGAAGGCCGTGCTGACCGACTCCGGCGTCGGCGGCAGCGCCCGGCTGCGCCGGCTCGACCTGGCCCGCCTCGCCGAGACCCGCAACTACGTGTACCTGGGCGCCTGTTCGGGCGTCATCGCGGACGCACTGCTCACCGCGAAGGGGCTGCCGCTGACCGGCCGCGAGCGCTACGCCCGCGCCTTCGCCGACACCGCCGACGGCTACGCGCCCTACCCCGGCCGGGTCACGGTCGACGGCCGGGTGGTGCACGAGGGCCCCACGGTCCTCGCCAACGTCGGCGGCGGACCCTACCGCGGCGGCCGGTTCCAGGTGCTGCCCGACTCGCTCCTCGACGACGGACTGCTCGACGTCTGTGTCATCGGCGGCGACGTGCCGGCCGCCGAGGTACCCGAACTGACCCTGAACGCCGCCCACATGACCCATCCGGCGACCGTGTACGCACGGGGCCGCCGGATCACCGTGGAACGCACCGACGGCCGCCGCCTCCCGCTGGAGCACGACGGTGAGTACCAACACGGCATCGGCGCCGCGGCCACCTTCGAGGTGCTCCCCGGAGCCCTCCCCGTGTGGGCGCCTGCCGCCCCCTGA
- a CDS encoding alpha/beta fold hydrolase, with the protein MPYLTTRDGTRLHYNDWGDGRPVVLLGAAMADARMWEFQAPFLAGNGLRCVTYDRRGSGRSDMPWTGYDYDTLAGDLADLLDHLDLRDAVLVGYAVGGGECVQYLSRYGDARVSGLALVASTTPYLLRAPDNPDGLDLALFEQVEQAIKTDRAAWLSALTWPFFAGPEPDPENPPISPQLASWLVGMCLNTSPRAGIEIYRTLMTTDQRAQTAAVRVPTLVIHGTADLGAPYPLCAPRTVELIPDSRLITYEGAAHGLFATHADRLNADLLAFVKE; encoded by the coding sequence GGACGCCCCGTCGTCCTGCTCGGCGCCGCCATGGCGGACGCGCGCATGTGGGAGTTCCAGGCCCCGTTCCTCGCCGGGAACGGACTGCGCTGCGTCACCTACGACCGGCGCGGCAGCGGCCGTTCGGACATGCCGTGGACCGGATACGACTACGACACCCTGGCCGGCGACCTCGCCGACCTGCTCGACCACCTCGACCTGAGGGACGCCGTGCTGGTCGGCTACGCGGTGGGCGGCGGGGAGTGCGTGCAGTACCTCTCCCGGTACGGCGACGCACGCGTCTCGGGCCTCGCCCTGGTCGCCTCGACCACGCCGTACCTGCTGCGCGCCCCGGACAACCCCGACGGGCTCGACCTCGCCCTCTTCGAGCAGGTCGAACAGGCCATCAAGACCGACCGGGCCGCCTGGCTCTCCGCGCTGACATGGCCGTTCTTCGCGGGCCCCGAACCGGACCCGGAGAACCCGCCGATCTCCCCGCAGCTGGCGAGCTGGCTGGTCGGCATGTGTCTGAACACCTCGCCGAGAGCCGGCATCGAGATCTACCGCACGCTGATGACCACCGACCAGCGCGCGCAGACGGCCGCGGTGCGGGTGCCCACCCTGGTGATCCACGGGACCGCCGACCTGGGCGCCCCCTATCCGCTGTGCGCCCCGCGCACCGTCGAACTGATCCCGGACAGCAGGCTCATCACCTACGAGGGCGCGGCGCACGGCCTGTTCGCCACCCACGCGGACCGCCTGAACGCCGATCTGCTGGCCTTCGTCAAGGAGTGA
- a CDS encoding nuclear transport factor 2 family protein, whose product MSDLTTTVTRYLDIWNEADAEKRAAAIAELFTADAPYIDPLAAVEGHEGFAAVVAGARDQFKGLSFELHGTVDAHHNQARFQWGLVTEPGAEPVAIGFDVLVTDEAGKIKAVYGFLDKVPAA is encoded by the coding sequence ATGAGCGACCTGACCACCACCGTCACCCGCTACCTCGACATCTGGAACGAGGCGGACGCCGAGAAGCGCGCCGCGGCCATCGCCGAGCTGTTCACCGCCGACGCCCCGTACATCGACCCGCTGGCCGCGGTCGAGGGTCACGAGGGTTTCGCGGCCGTGGTGGCCGGCGCCCGTGACCAGTTCAAGGGCCTCTCCTTCGAGCTGCACGGCACCGTCGACGCCCACCACAACCAGGCCCGCTTCCAGTGGGGCCTGGTGACCGAGCCGGGCGCCGAGCCGGTCGCCATCGGCTTCGACGTCCTCGTCACCGACGAGGCCGGCAAGATCAAGGCCGTCTACGGCTTCCTGGACAAGGTCCCGGCCGCGTAA
- a CDS encoding GntR family transcriptional regulator produces the protein MTTDVSSGQPRGGPAGRSARVPKYYRIKQQLLAMTDALQPGCAVPAERLLAVRFDTSRTTVRQALQELVGEGRLDRIQGKGTFVAQPKLYRTLQLTSHTEDMRAQGLAPASQVLDVGEVPADARLAELLDIAVGEPVLRIERLRLASGEPMAIETTHLSARRFPGLRGVLDSCPSLYTALAEVYGVRLTSADETIETSLSTPREAELLATDVGLPMLLLSRHSRDAEGSAVEWVRAVYRGSRYKFVATLRRPPLATPARRD, from the coding sequence ATGACCACCGACGTCAGCAGCGGCCAGCCGCGCGGGGGGCCGGCCGGCCGCAGCGCGCGCGTGCCGAAGTACTACCGGATCAAGCAGCAGTTGCTCGCCATGACCGACGCGCTGCAGCCCGGTTGCGCGGTACCGGCGGAACGGCTGCTCGCCGTGCGGTTCGACACGTCCCGGACCACCGTGCGCCAGGCGCTCCAGGAACTGGTCGGCGAGGGTCGGCTGGACCGCATCCAGGGCAAGGGCACGTTCGTGGCGCAGCCGAAGCTGTACCGCACCCTCCAGCTGACCTCGCACACCGAGGACATGCGGGCACAGGGGCTGGCACCGGCCTCGCAGGTCCTCGACGTCGGGGAGGTGCCGGCGGACGCGCGACTGGCGGAACTGCTGGACATCGCGGTCGGGGAGCCCGTGCTGCGGATCGAGCGGCTGCGGCTGGCCAGCGGGGAGCCGATGGCGATCGAGACGACGCATCTGTCGGCCCGGCGCTTTCCCGGGCTGCGCGGCGTGCTGGACTCCTGCCCCTCCCTCTACACCGCGCTCGCGGAGGTCTACGGGGTGCGGCTGACGTCGGCCGACGAGACGATCGAGACGTCCCTGTCGACTCCCCGGGAGGCGGAGTTGCTGGCGACCGACGTGGGCCTGCCGATGCTGCTGCTGTCGCGGCACTCGCGGGACGCGGAGGGGTCTGCGGTGGAGTGGGTGCGGGCGGTCTACCGGGGGTCGCGGTACAAGTTCGTGGCCACGCTGCGCCGGCCTCCGCTGGCGACGCCCGCGCGCCGGGACTGA